The genomic stretch CACGAATGTCGGACAAAAGGGATGCAGGTAAATCCTTATCTAGATCCGTGGAAGGCCATTTTTAACCATTTGGCATTGGCTGTGCAACTGTATGGTGTCAGCATGCATCTTTATAGATAGAATCAAGTATCAAGTAGCTAGTATGAAGACATGAGAGTCAAGATGTTAGAACCAAGAGTCAAGAGCACATAGCAGAGGATCAAGATGATTGAGTAAAAAGTAATAGGTGAAAAGTAAGAAGTGAAGGGTTGTAGCTTACGAAAATAGATTTACGAGTGAGTGAGAAAAGACTTCGACTCTTATGTCTTCGGCAGACAGGCAGCTCAGTCTGACACCTAGTGCTGCACTAGCATCTTTCAACTTTACCACTTTCCAACTCCTAAACACTTAACCTTCCAATTCGCCACGGCGGGCAAGTACTTCAAATTTCCAATCTTCCAATCATTAAGCCATGATAAAAAACTACTTTAAAATCGCATTGAGAGGCTTTGCAAAGCATAAACTCACCTTTTTTATCAATCTGTTTGGTCTGTCACTGGGCCTTTGGGCAGCGATTCTGATCGGGCTTTGGGTTACTGCGGAGATGAACGTCAACAAGGACTTGCCCGAGGTGGAGCGGGTCTATCAGATGATGGAGCATCAGTCCTATGGGGCGGATATTTTCACTACCAATTCCACGCCCGGCGTGCTGGCAGAAAGCATGAAGGAAACTCTGGCGGATGTGGAATATGCCTCTACTTACACCTGGATGGAGAATTTGCTGTTTGTCCAGGGAGACAAGCGGATCAAGCTGGAAGGCCTGTATGCCATGCCTGATTTTTTGCAAATCTATGACTATGGTGTGGTGGAGGGAGATCTCAATTCCATGCTCACTGAAAAAAATCACGTGGTCTTGACTGAAAGCGGAGCCATTTCCCTATTCGGAAGAACAGATGTGGTGGGTGAGGACGTGGAGATAAAAGGGGGTACCGCTATGGAAAATTTTATCGTTCAGGGTGTGGTCAAGGACTTTCCGGGCAGTTCATCCATGCAGTTTGACTTTGTGCTGCCTTATGCAGTCTTTTTTGAGGAAAATGACTGGTTGGAAGACTGGGGGAACAATGGCCCAAGAACAGTTGTGCGACTGCGCGAAGGGGTAGATGGGGAGAAGTTTTCTGCCAGTATGGAGAACTATATCAAGGATAGACAAGAGCATTCACACGTTCGGTTGTTCGCTTATCCCTATGGGGATTACTACCTGCATGGCAGCTGGAAAGACGGGCAGCTAGTAGAAGGCAGGATCAAAAACGTCAAGCTTTTTGCCATGATCGGTCTCTTTGTGCTGATCATCGCCTGCATCAATTTTATGAATCTCAGCACTGCCAAGTCCCAAAAAAGAGCAAAGGAAGTAGGGGTGAGGAAAGTGGCAGGAGCTGATAAGAGTTCCCTGGTCATGCAGTTTATGAGCGAGTCCTTATTGATCACTTTTTTCTCTGCGATTTTAGCGGTGCTTTTGGTAGAGGCCACTTTACCCATATTCAATAGCCTGACAGGAAAAGAGATGTATGTGCCTTATGGGACTGGGGCTTTCTGGCTACAGCTTATTTCAATTATTCTTTTTACAGGGATTGTGGCTGGAAGTTATCCTGCATTTTATCTCTCGGCTACCAAAGTTGTTTCGGTGTTCAGGTCATTTTCCAAAGCCGGCAGAGGGGTGGTGATGGCCAGAAAAGGCCTGGTGTTATTCCAGTTTATTTTGGCCACTATCCTGATCGTTTCCACCGTAGTGGTGTACCAGCAGATCAGTTTTGCCATGAACCAGGATTTGGGCTATGCCAAGGATCAGCTTGTTCAGATACCTTTGGAAGGAAAGCTTTTGGAGAGTTTTGATGTTTTTAAGGCGGAGTTGGAAAAGAATGAAAACATAGAGTCCGTCAGCAGATCCTCCTTTGGATTTTTGGGAAGAAACTCCAACACGGGAGGAGTTTCCTGGGAAGGGAAAGACCCTGAGAATTCAGCTTTATTTGAAATCATCCGTGTGGATTATGAATTTCTAAAAACGGCTGGTTTGGAGTTGATGAAAGGACGGGATTTCGATAGAGTCAATGGGGCTGATTCTACTTCTGGGGCTATCCTAAATCGGACTGCCTATGAGCTGATGCAAAAAGACCATGAAGGTTCCGAGTTTTTCAGGTTATGGGAAGAGGAAAGAGCCATTACCGGAGTGGTAAAAGATTTCCATTTTGAAAGCTTCAGGCAAAATGTGGCCCCTGCTATTTTGCTCTTAGACCCGAAAAATACCTGGCAAGGGTATGTGAAAGTGAATACTGATCAAATCCAAGAGACCATTGCTTACTTGGAAAATGTTGCAACCAACCTCAATCCTGAATTCCCTTTTGAATACAGTTTTATGGATGAGAATTATGCCCGGCTCTATCGGGAGGATGTGCGGCTAAGAGACTTGGCGCAGTATTTCAGTATTCTCACCATCATCATTTCCTGCTTGGGTTTGCTGGGCTTGTCAGCCCATATTGCCGAGCAAAAAACCAAGGAAATCGGGATCCGAAAAGTATTGGGAGCCTCCACCTTATCTATTCTTCAGGTAATCAACAGGGAGTTTATCCTGATCGTATTTGTGTCGATTGTCATTGGATCAGGGCTGGCATTCTGGGTGATGCAGGACTGGCTGAATGGCTACCAATATAAGATCAGTTTTGAGTGGTGGTTTATCCCCCTTGCTGCGGCTGTGATCATGGGAGTGGCGCTGCTGACGGTGACTATACAATCCCTGAAAGCCGCCAATTCCGACCCTGTAAAGGCGATTAAGAGTGAGTAAGGTGATTTCGGATTTCGGTTAGCGTCATTGCGAGCGACGCAGGAGCGTGGCAATCTGTTTTATGGGGACAGGATGAGATTGCTTCAGGGCAAGATGTCTAAGGTGAAATTAAGCAGTATGATGCCCTTCGCAATGACGGGTCAGTTACGTCATTGCGAACGACGCAGGAGTGCGGCAATCTTCACCTCCGTCTTGTGTCTCACATACCGAACTATTAAGTGGTCTGTGGAGACTCAGACCAAGGTGGAAGAATAGTAGGGTGGGATAATTCCCGAAATAATGCCGTAGGCATGACCGATCTTTTAGCCAGCCATTTCAATGGCTGGTGGATAAGCATTGAGGGTTTTATGAAAATGCCGTAGGCATGACCGATATTTATTAATGTCAATCCTGTTATAGATTGAATTTTCCGCTATGTACATCATGTATGGTGCTGAATAAATATCGTCCGTCCCTCTGGGACTCTTCGAATGTATAGTTCCATCAAAAAGTCCAGCCATTGAAATGGCTGGCAATAATATGGACCGTCCCGCTGGGACTCATTAATTTGATTGTCTTTATTTCTGATCTATGGGGTGGAATGTGTAGGTATAGAATTGGTCACCTCGGCCCGTGTCTCGCAGACCGAAATGTTAGTGGTCAGTGGAGACACTGACCACGGCGGCTCAGCAGTCTGTGTCTCGCAGATCGAAAAATTAAGTGGTCTGTGAAGACACAGACCACGGTGGCTCAGCACGGGGACGCTAAAGTATTGGATTATATTCTCATTAATGCCGTAGGCATGACCGATCTTTTAGCCAGCCATTTCAATGGCTGGTGGATAAGCATTGAGGGTTTTATGAAAATGCCGTAGGCATGACCGATATTTATTAATGTCAATCCTGTTATAGATTGAATTTTCCGCTATGAACATCATGTATGGTGCTGAATAAATATCGTCCGTCCCTCTGGGACTCTTCGAATGTTTAGTCCCATCAAAAAGT from Algoriphagus sp. NG3 encodes the following:
- a CDS encoding ABC transporter permease, with translation MIKNYFKIALRGFAKHKLTFFINLFGLSLGLWAAILIGLWVTAEMNVNKDLPEVERVYQMMEHQSYGADIFTTNSTPGVLAESMKETLADVEYASTYTWMENLLFVQGDKRIKLEGLYAMPDFLQIYDYGVVEGDLNSMLTEKNHVVLTESGAISLFGRTDVVGEDVEIKGGTAMENFIVQGVVKDFPGSSSMQFDFVLPYAVFFEENDWLEDWGNNGPRTVVRLREGVDGEKFSASMENYIKDRQEHSHVRLFAYPYGDYYLHGSWKDGQLVEGRIKNVKLFAMIGLFVLIIACINFMNLSTAKSQKRAKEVGVRKVAGADKSSLVMQFMSESLLITFFSAILAVLLVEATLPIFNSLTGKEMYVPYGTGAFWLQLISIILFTGIVAGSYPAFYLSATKVVSVFRSFSKAGRGVVMARKGLVLFQFILATILIVSTVVVYQQISFAMNQDLGYAKDQLVQIPLEGKLLESFDVFKAELEKNENIESVSRSSFGFLGRNSNTGGVSWEGKDPENSALFEIIRVDYEFLKTAGLELMKGRDFDRVNGADSTSGAILNRTAYELMQKDHEGSEFFRLWEEERAITGVVKDFHFESFRQNVAPAILLLDPKNTWQGYVKVNTDQIQETIAYLENVATNLNPEFPFEYSFMDENYARLYREDVRLRDLAQYFSILTIIISCLGLLGLSAHIAEQKTKEIGIRKVLGASTLSILQVINREFILIVFVSIVIGSGLAFWVMQDWLNGYQYKISFEWWFIPLAAAVIMGVALLTVTIQSLKAANSDPVKAIKSE